The sequence GCAAGGGGAAGAAGTATGAGATGGAGCCCTTTGCCAAGAAAGCCATGGAAAATATGCAGAAACTTCTGCACAACTGCGTGACGGATACTGTAGATACTTGAGCTGGAAATGGGCAATCGATCATCTTGTAAGGGAAGTCTTCGGAAAGTGGAAATCAATTGAGAAATATACTACATAAGCAAACACGTGATGGCTCGAgaacttttcttttggtgccATTCTAGAAAGGAGGGATTGGAATCAGAACGCCGGGGGTAAAATGCGAGGTGTGAAAACAACAGACAGGACGTGGTCGCTCCCAAGGATTCATCAGCCGTAAAAGGTCGGGTATAGTCAAAGGGCGTGCTTAGTTAGCGTTGCTGGGGTAGGCAACGGTGTAGGTGGGAATAAACTCCTCCTTGACGGAGCGCAGGCTCACGAAGCGAGACAAGAGATTGGCGCTGCCAGCCTTGTCGTTAGTGCCACTGGCACGGGCACCTCCGAAGGGCTGCTGGCCCACCACGGCGCCGGTGCTCTTGCAGTTGATGTAGAAGTTACCAGCGGCGTTGCGAAGGTGCTCGTCGGCAGTCTGGACAGCCGCGCGGTCACGCGCAAAGACAGAGCCGGTGAGACCGTAGGCGCCGGTGGtgtcgatcttctcacaGATCTTGATGAAGTCCGCCTCGGTCGCATCGTTGTAGGAGTGGATGACAAGCACGGGCCCGAAGAGCTCGCGCGACAGGAGAGGGTGGTCGGGGTTGGAGGTGCGGTAGACGGTGGGTTGGATGTACCATCCCTTGGAGGAGTCATAGGTACCTCCCACCAGCAGCTCCAACTCGGGGTCATTCTTGGCCTCATCGATAACACCCGCCAGTTTGTTGAAGGAGCCCTCGTGGATGACGGGGCCGCAGAAGTTGGTGAAGTCTGAAGGCTCGCCAACCTTGATCTGCTGGACCTCGGCAACAACTTGCTCGACAAAGTCATTGGCGATAGACGCGGCCACATAGGCACGCGAAGTGGCACTGCACTTCTGGCCCTGGTACTCAAAGGCACCACGGACGGTCTGGACCGCGGCGTTGCGGACGTCGGCGGACTTGTGGACCAGGTGGAAGTTCTTGCCGCCAGTCTCACCAACGATGCGGGGGTAACTACGGTACTTGCCTTCAGCCACGCCCTGGGAGATCTTGCCGTACAGCATACGGAAGACATCGGTGCTGCCGGTGAAGTGCAGGGCCGCGAAT comes from Penicillium oxalicum strain HP7-1 chromosome I, whole genome shotgun sequence and encodes:
- a CDS encoding Delta-1-pyrroline-5-carboxylate dehydrogenase; the protein is MQTAVLRSGTRPFSRLACRVPSSTARALNTYASFKVPQINNEPNKHYVPGSADRKGLEEALAKYKQSAPLSVPLIIAGKEIKASQTFTQNNPATHTPVATFSNASKADVKAAIASALEARKSWAATPFSERASIFLKAADLISTKYRYDVMALTMHGQGKNAWQAEIDSAAELADFFRFSVKYAEELYSQQPVHHAPGVWNRLEYRPLEGFVYAISPFNFTAIGGNLAGAPALMGNVVLWKPSPAAIASNWFVHKVLLEAGLPENVIQFVPGDAEEVTSTVLAHKEFAALHFTGSTDVFRMLYGKISQGVAEGKYRSYPRIVGETGGKNFHLVHKSADVRNAAVQTVRGAFEYQGQKCSATSRAYVAASIANDFVEQVVAEVQQIKVGEPSDFTNFCGPVIHEGSFNKLAGVIDEAKNDPELELLVGGTYDSSKGWYIQPTVYRTSNPDHPLLSRELFGPVLVIHSYNDATEADFIKICEKIDTTGAYGLTGSVFARDRAAVQTADEHLRNAAGNFYINCKSTGAVVGQQPFGGARASGTNDKAGSANLLSRFVSLRSVKEEFIPTYTVAYPSNAN